The Ptiloglossa arizonensis isolate GNS036 chromosome 4, iyPtiAriz1_principal, whole genome shotgun sequence genome contains the following window.
aatattattacaaataaacaAATAGCAAATAATTTTAAGTTGTAAGTTTTATATAAGTAATGAGAACCTACATTTAGATATATTTAGTTGAGTTCTTCTACATACTTCTCcttttaaaataatagaatttatgCAAAGGAAAAAAacagtttttaattttaaaatataggaATCTTCAACAAATGTAAGCAACTTCCACAAACTTATACACAGGCGTCAACTCATCTCTACAATACATATAGGCCAATTGAAATCGATCCTTATTTGCcacttgaaataaaaatacaagaaatGAAACATTGGATAGTTGAGACAGAAGAAAGACTAAAAGAAATACCCTTTGATCCTGATGAGTTATCAGAAGTGACTAAGATTTATGGAACAGATTTCAGGGATGGTACTAAAGAACTTTTTGAAAAACTACAATCTGCCGGAGTACCAATATTAGTTTTTAGTGCTGGCTTAGGAGATATTGTTGAACTTCTTTTAAGAAATCAAGGGGTTCTATTTGATAATGTAAAGGtaatatatttaacaatttttataatggTACTGAATTGATTTTCaatataatgtaataaatatttcactttTGGTAATtgctttatttttgaaaatagaacATGTTACAGGCTACAATTGTTTGATTTTGGGGGAGATATTTGTCTGGTTCTAAatggatttttcaaaaatcatgCAAAATCACTAACATTTTCTAtatggaatttttaatttaaaaaattatgcattttaaaaaataatttttatagttttatacatactatttttaaaaatattggttTCAACTGTCTTTGACTCATCTATTCAAACAATTCCTGCCAGCAACAATTTTTATCATCTTTCAAAATTAAAGAGATATTCAGTTGAGCTACTTTAAATACTTCACTCTGTGCAATAAATCtattttaaacgtttttaaTATTGATACCAACTTGAtagtagtaaaaataaaattacgagtaatataataatagtaatcaaaattcttattttattaataaggtAATCtcaaattttcttaaatatgaAGATGGAAAGTTAGCAGGCTTTAAAAATAAGACACTACTtcatgttttaaataaaaatgaacatgTCATAGAACAAGAGTATCTTAAAGTTCTTGAAGGAAGAAAAAATGTTGTTTTAATGGGTGATCATACAGGAGATGCTTCAATGGTAGATGGTATAGTAGATGCACATGCAGTACTAAAAATTGGTTTTCTCTATGACCATGTAAGtgttacatattttattaaatatttcttaagtATTAATTTCATATTGTTTTTTATGAGTTTTTATATTACACAAAATTATAAAGGACTATAATCCATATATAAAACCTACTAAGGGAAAATAGGAAATATCCAAAAgtttttatttatatctttTGCATATATAAATATCCaaaagtatatgtatatatatattgcttTCATTTAAGCCTCAAGAATTAGAACTACTttccttatcgaacagtacttttttctttcatttttaaccTACAAGCCAATACTATCCTTTAGTTAGTAACAGACAACTACTAAACTTGTTTTGACAAACATATGGATATTTTCTGCTTTTTCCTGATAATCTTCACATattgatattgttaataatttaataagataTAAAATGTCATCTATAATATaagatttatataataatacatgaaaaatacaaaacatgaatataatttagtaaataaagctagtatatttaataatcacTTGAAACATCTTGTAATTATTTTCTAGGTCGAAAGTAGTTTGTCTTCATACAAGGAAAAATTTGACATTGTCTTAGTTGATGATCAAACAATGGAAGTTCCAATTAATAtactacaaaaattattttagaatttcTAGTAAAAAGTTGttcgaatatatatatttttttttatattttaatcctattaattctcgaaaagaaaaagaaataatgcaTTAGATGCAAATATTATATTGGAGATATGTACTAATTATAAAGATCTAGAGTCTCTGTTAAATATCCATTCGATCGCATTAATTCATTCCctatttaacgaatggttattGGCCCGGAACAACCAagattcgttttttttcttagcAAGCATCGCAATTGGAACGAAGCTAGTGACTTTTTTTGTAAGTGCAAACAAATTAATGCAATTGGGTGTTCATATACTATAAAATTCCCTACATACTATGGAGGTATATTTTAAGAGAAAGCAAGTTGAGAACCATTTACCGCCTAACGCGCAGTGTATTCATTGTTAACCACAAAATAAGTGTGTTTTTCGgtaataaaaatttcgtaaCTTTAACTTTGAAATAGACAATTAAAACGTAAGTTATTTCTAATTTGTTTTTACTTGAatcaattaaatgttaaattgtaGTTTTGTTTGATGAAAACAAATTGTATTAAATCAATACATCATAACTTGATACGACAGTATTGAACTCTAAAGTACAATTCGATTAATCGATTCCGGTCGGTATCAAGTATTATATTGTAGTTAAAATCGATGACAAGTCATAAATCGACCTAAGATTCGATATGAATTAACTTCAATAATTTCAAATCATGATTTACgaatgataaatttaaaaatatgtgtTTTATAGGTATTATTTGTTGATTAAgagaataattgtttaaaaagaaactcttattttcttttaaaaagtaccataccaaaaaaaaaactatctatATTAAAAGTagtaatatatttgaaaattaaatgaatAGTACTGCAGAAGCTTGTAATCAATTCAAAAAGGATTACGACGCGTGCTTCAAATTTTggttttccgaaaaatttctgaaaggTGATTTTGACGATTCAATGtgttcaaaatattttaaattatacaacCAGTGCCTGCAGGTAATTACATTTgaatcttttattatttacttttatatatttagtttttcaatttaactgaataattttaaacattcgtACTTTATTTCAagaatactaaaataaaaccAAATAATTGAGTGAAATTTTGTTCGTATGCACATTTCTTCGTAGATAATCATACAATGTAGAttagagaaaattaaattttttaaatcttcaaTTAAATTGTGGAGTAGtactaaaaatatatttgataatattagaaattattgtatattgaTATAACCTGTGGTATCCGTTTTTATGAATTAAATTTAAGTTgaggaaaaaaatagaaaacaaaaaatttaagAAGAATTTTGGAGATattgtatgtatttatttataaatgataTTTCTAATCCCTTTTTAATTCAAACTACattgtattgtaaaaaaaattatacaaaatgaatCATATAATGAGTTACAAGTTTTTTCTTCTGAAAATGTTATTGACAAtaacaaaattcttttttaatattttgaacTTCCTTGGCTCATTTTTTATGCGATACATACTTACCGTATTGCTATTGATTTGTCGATAAACatactttgaaaagaaaaattttatttcgattaaacgacgtataattttgaatactttttgataattcgttaaaaataagtAACAGTAATTTgagatatttttcatattatgtataattaagaagaaataatgaaaaatattgtttataagAATACTTTCGATTTTCTACGTGATAAACGGAAGCGAAATTGATAGtgatataatatacatatacgtatatgtatactgTAAATATCGTATTCAGGACTTCAATTAGTCCTAAGttataaaaatagaattttgttaTTGTCATGAAAAATTCTTGGAAAAAACAACTCGTAACACTTGTACATCTCAACATTTATAATGATATCTTGTAAATTGAAATATTGATGGTGCAAAATGACTAAaacgaatttctaatttatgaaacaaataaattacatatttcgtctTATATGAGTtacaagaaaataaaacaaattttcatgAATAGTCGAAATATAATGTTGGTTTAACTGATGTTTGAACTCACAAATGTGAATGATAGAACggaaagtttttaaaaatttcgatagaAATTAACACAACAATAAATTATGGAGGCTTGCaaagaattgaaagaaaaatacgacCACTGCTTTAATGTCTggttttctgaaaaatttttacgTGGGAATTATGACGATAGTGATTGTGCATCGTTACTTAAAGTTTATACTGAGTGTGTCACGGTAAGTTAGTTTTAGAAAAAATTacagtttatttttttattccctAACCTCGGTTTGGGCCttttaatatatatgtacattcaaTATCCATAAGTTAAATAAATAGAGAAGGTGTATTTGaacaattaaataattacatgtcttgcaaaattttaatatcCTTATGATTTGAAATTATGCATGTTATGCTGATAGTTTTTAAAGATGAAATAAtaatcttttaaaaataaagaatacgaattgtattaaaatttgtacaatttaaaagTATATTAACCTCAATTTAATATTATGTTAATCAcgtgtgaaatttttaaattcaaactgatgTTAAATTGATCTAATTGGAAATATATAAATagcaaaaattgttaaatatttagatatttaaCAATTGGAAAAATGTGATTCAAATTTGTTATAaacttttttacaatttttcaattgtatATAACCTTGTGTTAAATATTAAGTTAttagaatgaaataaaatatataaaaataattaatttttatattaaaacacTTTAATTATATTATGTTTCAGCAAGCAATGAAGGATCAAAATATAAACCTAGATGAAATTGAATTAATACATTTGGGGACAGACAAAGAGAAGGCAGCAGAAGGTTAATTTTGGgtgtaattaaatttacttttctaATTCTTTGTTATGAAAGAAAAAGTGGATGGTATACAgttaaataaattgttataattattataatgtaatgtataattgtatttttctttttgttaatcCTTTCAATGTTTAGCCCATACAATGTAGAAACAAGGTAAGATACATCAAACTATTTAGCCCATCCTACATACAGGACAACCAAACTGCTTTgtctatataataaataatcagGATATAGTGTTTAAGCTATAATTTCTTATGTCGCtaaacaaatatatatgtatacacagaAGGTATGAAAAATAACTTTCTCTTTCTTATAGATCAAACTGTTTGGAATTTATATATCTTATACAAAAAGAAACTAAAGTTCAAAAACTCATTAGCAATTTCAATTATAACTTGTAGGTATGTTAATATCAAAACGTTTCATTACTGATTTACTAAGCACAAGAAAAGGCAAGGCAATCTGCTATACCAACACTAGTATTTCAGAGATTAgcctcttttttaaatattatagcattaaaaaaaaacaaaaacaaattcaCAGATCCAGTATATTGCATGCTTATTTCAATGTGttaatggaaaaaaaatcagaaaaatgACAAGATATTATTGGTAAAATTTTACCAATTGAACTGTGTATTTAAAATACTCTTATAATAATTACACAATAACAActgtaaaaatatgtataaaatatattctttttgaCTATTTATATCGAATACaactaatttaaataataaaaaatagtatTCTCTTTTATctgtatttcattttattatacAGCAAAggaattaatattataattaatcaCATttccttttaaataattttcattttccaacacaaaattttttaaatataatattaagaaTATCCTCACTGCTAATGGAACCTGTAATTTTTCCTAATTCTCTTGCTGCGCTCCTAATATCCTGCAAGGATATGGCTATATCATAATTCTGAATTTCTGTCTTTTTTAAATATGCTTGAAGATAATCGATTGCAAGTAATAAGTGACTTCTGTATCTTGCGTGACTTATTACAGGATTTTCTTCAGATGGATCACCACAtctgtaattaataaattagaaTAAAATCTAATCAAAAATGGTTCATGGAaactaaatatgtaaatataatatatagattTTAATCAATATTCTCTAATTTTTGTACTACATATACTATGCTGGATACTGCAATAATTCTGATTGTATACATACGACACGTACATTTCCTTTAAACACTGTGTTAATTTGTTTATAAATTGCTCTAAGCCTTGTTGTGTTTTACATGAGAGAGTAACGATATTTTGTTTTTCCCATTTCTTCATCTCTTCCTTTTCAAGCAAATCTACTTTGTTCACTATTACAAGAACTTTCTCTGTTTTTATTCCCAAAAAGTTCTTATAATGTtctaaaaattctttaaaagaaCTTTTGAAACTCTTTTTTGCATTTATCATGCATATAACAAGGTCTGCTTTTTTTGTACATTCTTTTGCTCTTCTAATACTTTCTACTTCTATTTCATTTTCTGGATTATTTctaattcctgctgtatctgcaaGAATTATTGGATATCCACAAATATTTATTGTTAGTTCAATAATATCTCTTGTTGTTCCTGGAAAAGGTGTGACAATAGCAGCACTTTTTTTTGAAAGAAGGTTTAAAAGGCTGCTTTTTCCCACATTTGGTTCTCCAAGGAGTGCCACACGTACTCcagtacgcaaaatttctccttttcttccatCCGACAGATGTTGTTGCATATCTATAGATAACTTCTGCAGTTGGGTTTTAGAATTTTCTAAGATATTAGATTCTAAACTGTGCTCTTCTGAGAAGTCAATATAAGCTTCCAAGCTAGCAAGACAATTTAAAAGAGTAATTCGCCAAGAGTCATAGAGTTTGCGAAGAGAACCACTGGTTTGATAAGAGGCCTgttgaattttaataataaattttatagtttaaattatacaacatgaaaaattgaacagaagtctaatatatttaaaaatattgttacataatacaacaaatttgaaaatcttTTATTCTTGTACAAAAATATGATTTAGTAACATCTTTATTGAAAGGTTTGTACTTGTTTGCGTTGTTTTTCAGTTTCTGCTTCAATTAGGTCTCCTATACCCTCTGCTTCAGTCAAATCCAATTTCCCATTTAAAAACGCTCTTTTAGTAAATTCTCCAGCAGATGCAGGCTGAAAATGCAACTTTGATAGTGCATTAAGGATTGATGTCACTACTGCAGGGCCTCCATGGACATGAAATTCTACAGAGTCCTCCCCAGTAAATGAGTTAGGTTCTAaaattgattattatttattgaaaataataaattttttgtttagtacttttttttcaatgttattACTTAAAACAATTGTACATCATTTTCTtacatattataattaatttgtgATGCAAATGCTAATTCTCAGAACAAAAATTAACACTATTtagattttttctttattctatGTTAAAACTACCTGGAAACCAAAGGCAAAGGCCTTTGTCTAGAACTTCTGTTGTTTCTGGATCCTGAATTTTTTGTAGAACAGCTTTTCTAGGTTTTAAATTAGTTATTTTAGTCATTTTTTGTAGGGCTACTGATGCATTTGGGCCAGATACCCGAATGATTGCTACTCCACATTTACCATATCCTTTCATGCAAAAAAGTATAATGACAAAACTTGTTCATATAGCACTCTAAACAAATAGTAATAACAATTACAGTATTACagtataatattacaaaaaaacAATTACTCTagtaatttgtattatttattcacaatttaatttattcctaaataaataagtaaaattttatttatgtttGTTTTCTTATCTAATGTtaggaattaaaattgaatatctTTAAATTATGGCATTTCTGCAATGTTATTTATATTTGCAAAgtaaatacaaattattgatAGACATTTCAATTTTGTTATCATATATGCACGTTTTAAACAGTAAAGATTTAGACACACACAATATATGTTTAATAAAACTGTTACTGTTTAAAACATGCATGtataataacaaatatttaatagaaaagatttgtgtgtgtgtatgtgcaaatataaatttattgttaCCAAAGTAGTATACAAATCTTACACATCTCATTcctttaaaaacaattttaaatcatGTAAAGCattcttttttttaagaacacgtcataaaaaataaaaatagtctaCTTCAAAGATAAATGTTTCAAcacaatttgtaaaaaaattatgcaaaaatatttttctttatttttataatatatttcaaatggaaaatattaGTTTCGcttaatttaattcaattttagtatatttctatttctttttgtaCTGCTATGaatcgtaaataaaattcttaaaattgcCTTAAGTTGTGAGACGCATGCGCAGTTAAAATTGGCGGAATATGAGACATGTCTCGTTGTAGGAGAGTGTCGAACTTTCAAGCTAAAACTAAATAAGTCACATTAttctatagaaaatataaaatatatgaagAATGTAAAAACTAGTGTAACAACCGGAGGACAGTGCgaaaattgtagaatattttttatatccatCGACGTATCGTTGCAGTGAAATTTGTGAACCAAAATCTGTGCATCTCCTTCCCACGGACGCAGTCGATAATTTCCACTTTTGATCGTATAGAAATTTTCGAAGCATTTAAACGTTGAATAGTGAAATACCAAAAACTTTCTTTAATATAATACAACACTTtactttataatttattttacgttaGATTACAATCAGGTTAAGTATTCAAACCCAAGAGCTAAGCACGAGCattgataaaagaaatataagattgaagtcaaggactTATTGGTAATTTTAAGTTTAATAAAAAATCGAAGATTTAAAGTAAATCATTTAACTTTTTATATTCTTAATCTCTTGGAAAGGAACATAAAcataaaaagaacaaaatttatatattaattctgTAGAAAGAGTTTTAAGAATGGCAGAATTcgcaaaaaaattaataactagTAAAGATATGCAACAACGGTGTAACGACTGGGTAGAATCTCAAAAAAATTTTACGTATATGGATGAAATACattataaaagaaaacaaactgACGATGATGACAGTTACAATACCGATTCCGAATTCGATTCTGTATCGGAATGTGGTGCAAAAAGAAGGAGGGTTGGTTTGCCGTTAAAGCGCGAAGTTTTCCATCTTTCTTGCGAGTGGATCGGTTGTGAATACGAAGCCAATCATGTCGAAAGATTTGTACAGCACGTGGCTCAACACGTGTCTGAATTAAATATACAGACCAATGAACAAGGTATTAATGTTTATGTATGTCAGTGGAGCGGttgtttttatgaaaataatgaTCCTGACGAGATTTCGAGGCATGTAAATTACCATGCATACCATACAAAGTTAAAATGTATCGGGTCAAATATTCGCGCCAGAATTAAATTGCCTGTAAGGAATTATTCGATgtctttttactttttaaataaaataaagagtttattttaaaagaattagtttCATCATTatgattattaaataaaatagttttaattaagtagtaaaattattttatactaaaacaattttcgatattatatctgtatttacattaatttcaatttttaaatttacattattCTTTGATAAATTGCTTAAAtgcataatttttaacaatttaagaAACAAACTAGATAAATGTAAAATCAATAGTATTCTAATGATACTtctcatttcttttttcaacattatcatttataaaaaaatgcatatattatatacatatacaaagtGAAACATTATAATTTCACTTTTCATTAGtacaatgaaacaaatttttgtaaCTTTACAATATGAATCTAATGTTTTCTTATAGAGATGTCGCAGAGATTCTGGTTGGAAAAATATTGTAGACCTTCCAGCACCTCTTCTTTGTCGCTGGGAGGAATGTTTAAAACGTTTTAGGAATTATCAGTTATACTTATACCATGTAACTGCTCACATTGAAGAAGGTCCACGAGGTAACAAAGTTGAGGGAGGCATAGAATGCAAATGGACAGGTTGCAATAGCTTGTATcctaatttgtataaattacgGGATCATACACGATGTCATACaaaggaaaaaattgttgcctgtCCAGATTGTGGTGCAACATTTGCATCTAATACAAAATTTCATGTACATTGCAAACGACAAATTCCAATTGACGGTAAAGTATTATAtcaagtttttaatttttctatatcATATATCAAATACTAAAGCATGTGCAAACATACAacttgaaaaattatataaaatttaaatgactTTTTCACATAGTTACATTAACTTGTATAAAAAAcgtatttattcatattttgtaCATTATAATAATACGAAATCTGGGTAACcatttaatagcaaatttctgtaaaaaaataatataaaattaatgttaaataaatttaaataagtaattttagtaaaaagtaaatttaaattcaaaatttaatattcttttctaaCACAAGTTAAATTAtgttaattatgaaataaaaagatTAATCTAACTCCattcataaaaataaatttatttgttcATAAGTCCAGGGATTCCAGTGCTCTCATTGCAATAAGTTTTATCCTACGGAAGGAATCTTAAGGGACCATATGCGATTGCATGTTTTTAATTACAAATGCAGTCTTTGTGATATGAGCTGTGAATCACCAGCTGGTTTGGCTAAACATGTTAGATATCGGCATGTGTCTACTAGGAGCTTTCCCTGCCAACTTTGTAGTCATGCTGCCAAATCTCAACAGGATCTTGATTACCACATGTCAGTACATACAAATGGACCCAATTTTTCATGTCATTTTGAGGGATGTTTATACACATGCAAAGGCGCATATACTTTGGACAGGTAATGAGTAAGGCTACTTAAAATTCAAAAGAACAGAAATAGAAAAACTTCTAACTTTCATTACAACAATGTCAATAAACTTGTTTACATAAATGTGTCTGtatgaaattgtatttaaagtgtataaatgcACCCAAATTTATATGActtgtaatttataaatattatttaattaagtTCTAAAGATATATATTGTTTGGTAAAGAATAGTAgttaattttacgatttttgttttttaacttttactttcattaataaaaaatttgatagggataatgaaaataatttgaaaataaatttttaataaatttttggtATTCTAAGACATGTAGAACGAGTTCATGGGATGCAAGTACGGTGGTATTGCTGCCATGAATGCCCAATAAAGTACAGAAAAAGTTATGGGTTGACAAAACATTTAATCGAGGCACATCGTTTACAACTACCTAGTGGTCATACAAGATTTCAGTTTACGCATGATGAAGATGGCTGCTATAGATTGCAAATGGTTAGATATGAGGCTGTTGAAGAAGAAAGTGATTCTACAATTGGACAATCAAAAATTCAAGataaaagatacaaaattaaattaaatcaaaATTCCAGTATGCCTCAAGTTgaagtaatattttttcttattttagaaTAAATACTTATAACAAATTTAAGTATAGaatcaaacaaaattttatcatttttagatTTTTGAAGACTTAGATGAGAATGGGGAGGAAGATGGACAAAGAGGAACAGAAGAAAAGTCAAAAGCAGAGGGTTACCAGGGAAAATCGATGCCCGTTATTTCGAATATTCTAATATCAATTGATGAAACCGATGCTGAGGGAAATATAATTAGAAGTAGAATTGTAGAAGCGCAGGAAACAATGGAATTACCACCTTCCGAGGGATCACCATTAATTTTGacacaaattaatttcaattaattaataagaaattttaatgaaatttaa
Protein-coding sequences here:
- the Cn-iiib gene encoding cytosolic 5'-nucleotidase IIIB isoform X2, whose translation is MVNKEKFNVKWCKGKIERKMYICRCGFYKFPTLQSKHVHIKDKERLLRIINTILKDGCNSLQIVTDFDLTLTKQHVNGAKVLSSFGIFNKCKQLPQTYTQASTHLYNTYRPIEIDPYLPLEIKIQEMKHWIVETEERLKEIPFDPDELSEVTKIYGTDFRDGTKELFEKLQSAGVPILVFSAGLGDIVELLLRNQGVLFDNVKVISNFLKYEDGKLAGFKNKTLLHVLNKNEHVIEQEYLKVLEGRKNVVLMGDHTGDASMVDGIVDAHAVLKIGFLYDHQASQLERS
- the LOC143146329 gene encoding 5-taurinomethyluridine-[tRNA] synthase subunit GTPB3, mitochondrial isoform X1, giving the protein MLRKFLYDQKWKLSTASVGRRCTDFGSQISLQRYVDGYKKYSTIFALSSGYGKCGVAIIRVSGPNASVALQKMTKITNLKPRKAVLQKIQDPETTEVLDKGLCLWFPEPNSFTGEDSVEFHVHGGPAVVTSILNALSKLHFQPASAGEFTKRAFLNGKLDLTEAEGIGDLIEAETEKQRKQASYQTSGSLRKLYDSWRITLLNCLASLEAYIDFSEEHSLESNILENSKTQLQKLSIDMQQHLSDGRKGEILRTGVRVALLGEPNVGKSSLLNLLSKKSAAIVTPFPGTTRDIIELTINICGYPIILADTAGIRNNPENEIEVESIRRAKECTKKADLVICMINAKKSFKSSFKEFLEHYKNFLGIKTEKVLVIVNKVDLLEKEEMKKWEKQNIVTLSCKTQQGLEQFINKLTQCLKEICGDPSEENPVISHARYRSHLLLAIDYLQAYLKKTEIQNYDIAISLQDIRSAARELGKITGSISSEDILNIIFKKFCVGK
- the LOC143146329 gene encoding 5-taurinomethyluridine-[tRNA] synthase subunit GTPB3, mitochondrial isoform X3, with the protein product MTKITNLKPRKAVLQKIQDPETTEVLDKGLCLWFPEPNSFTGEDSVEFHVHGGPAVVTSILNALSKLHFQPASAGEFTKRAFLNGKLDLTEAEGIGDLIEAETEKQRKQASYQTSGSLRKLYDSWRITLLNCLASLEAYIDFSEEHSLESNILENSKTQLQKLSIDMQQHLSDGRKGEILRTGVRVALLGEPNVGKSSLLNLLSKKSAAIVTPFPGTTRDIIELTINICGYPIILADTAGIRNNPENEIEVESIRRAKECTKKADLVICMINAKKSFKSSFKEFLEHYKNFLGIKTEKVLVIVNKVDLLEKEEMKKWEKQNIVTLSCKTQQGLEQFINKLTQCLKEICGDPSEENPVISHARYRSHLLLAIDYLQAYLKKTEIQNYDIAISLQDIRSAARELGKITGSISSEDILNIIFKKFCVGK
- the LOC143146329 gene encoding 5-taurinomethyluridine-[tRNA] synthase subunit GTPB3, mitochondrial isoform X2; this encodes MKGYGKCGVAIIRVSGPNASVALQKMTKITNLKPRKAVLQKIQDPETTEVLDKGLCLWFPEPNSFTGEDSVEFHVHGGPAVVTSILNALSKLHFQPASAGEFTKRAFLNGKLDLTEAEGIGDLIEAETEKQRKQASYQTSGSLRKLYDSWRITLLNCLASLEAYIDFSEEHSLESNILENSKTQLQKLSIDMQQHLSDGRKGEILRTGVRVALLGEPNVGKSSLLNLLSKKSAAIVTPFPGTTRDIIELTINICGYPIILADTAGIRNNPENEIEVESIRRAKECTKKADLVICMINAKKSFKSSFKEFLEHYKNFLGIKTEKVLVIVNKVDLLEKEEMKKWEKQNIVTLSCKTQQGLEQFINKLTQCLKEICGDPSEENPVISHARYRSHLLLAIDYLQAYLKKTEIQNYDIAISLQDIRSAARELGKITGSISSEDILNIIFKKFCVGK
- the Cn-iiib gene encoding cytosolic 5'-nucleotidase IIIB isoform X1, translating into MVNKEKFNVKWCKGKIERKMYICRCGFYKFPTLQSKHVHIKDKERLLRIINTILKDGCNSLQIVTDFDLTLTKQHVNGAKVLSSFGIFNKCKQLPQTYTQASTHLYNTYRPIEIDPYLPLEIKIQEMKHWIVETEERLKEIPFDPDELSEVTKIYGTDFRDGTKELFEKLQSAGVPILVFSAGLGDIVELLLRNQGVLFDNVKVISNFLKYEDGKLAGFKNKTLLHVLNKNEHVIEQEYLKVLEGRKNVVLMGDHTGDASMVDGIVDAHAVLKIGFLYDHQAMKDQNINLDEIELIHLGTDKEKAAEG
- the Hinfp gene encoding histone H4 transcription factor; the encoded protein is MAEFAKKLITSKDMQQRCNDWVESQKNFTYMDEIHYKRKQTDDDDSYNTDSEFDSVSECGAKRRRVGLPLKREVFHLSCEWIGCEYEANHVERFVQHVAQHVSELNIQTNEQGINVYVCQWSGCFYENNDPDEISRHVNYHAYHTKLKCIGSNIRARIKLPRCRRDSGWKNIVDLPAPLLCRWEECLKRFRNYQLYLYHVTAHIEEGPRGNKVEGGIECKWTGCNSLYPNLYKLRDHTRCHTKEKIVACPDCGATFASNTKFHVHCKRQIPIDVQGFQCSHCNKFYPTEGILRDHMRLHVFNYKCSLCDMSCESPAGLAKHVRYRHVSTRSFPCQLCSHAAKSQQDLDYHMSVHTNGPNFSCHFEGCLYTCKGAYTLDRHVERVHGMQVRWYCCHECPIKYRKSYGLTKHLIEAHRLQLPSGHTRFQFTHDEDGCYRLQMVRYEAVEEESDSTIGQSKIQDKRYKIKLNQNSSMPQVEIFEDLDENGEEDGQRGTEEKSKAEGYQGKSMPVISNILISIDETDAEGNIIRSRIVEAQETMELPPSEGSPLILTQINFN